A region from the Lolium perenne isolate Kyuss_39 chromosome 4, Kyuss_2.0, whole genome shotgun sequence genome encodes:
- the LOC127332522 gene encoding EID1-like F-box protein 2: MALVAKRSRCTHSTTCLCLRGHINEDALFLVFRHINWNPKMIALISCVCKWFDEIAKRVLWKEFCHARAPKMMQDLHSGGSHIVDGNWKALGKLLIHCSGCTTGGLFDVRVPGHFVPKTRFSKTSGKSFLPPMCRTDVLYVSDPCEHLDEEEGDLGFFRGIFKSFASSKFKKVLIEKQANFHPKEVCPYCKAKLWDLLEADLIPTSAAVRLDAYDDSVEYYVCLNGHIIGFCAMMTVSDSEGEGTSNIKT; the protein is encoded by the coding sequence ATGGCGTTGGTGGCGAAGCGGTCCCGCTGCACTCACTCTACGACCTGTCTTTGCCTCAGGGGGCACATCAACGAGGATGCCCTTTTCCTTGTTTTCCGCCACATTAACTGGAACCCGAAGATGATTGCCCTCATCTCCTGCGTATGCAAGTGGTTCGATGAGATCGCCAAGCGTGTTCTGTGGAAAGAGTTCTGCCATGCCAGGGCACCCAAGATGATGCAGGACTTGCATTCCGGTGGCAGTCACATCGTTGATGGCAACTGGAAGGCGCTAGGAAAGCTTCTTATTCATTGCTCAGGGTGCACCACGGGGGGTCTCTTCGACGTCCGTGTCCCAGGGCACTTTGTTCCCAAGACCCGTTTCTCCAAGACTTCTGGAAAGAGCTTCTTGCCTCCGATGTGCAGGACCGATGTGTTGTATGTTTCAGATCCTTGCGAGCATCTTGACGAGGAGGAAGGTGACCTGGGTTTCTTCCGTGGCATCTTCAAGTCGTTTGCTTCTTCAAAGTTCAAGAAGGTGCTGATTGAGAAGCAAGCAAACTTCCATCCAAAAGAGGTGTGTCCTTATTGTAAAGCAAAGCTGTGGGATTTGCTGGAAGCAGATCTGATACCCACATCTGCTGCGGTAAGGTTGGATGCGTATGATGATTCGGTTGAGTACTATGTATGCCTTAATGGACACATCATTGGTTTCTGTGCTATGATGACTGTCTCGGATTCTGAGGGTGAAGGGACGAGTAATATCAAGACTTAA